A section of the Salmo salar chromosome ssa05, Ssal_v3.1, whole genome shotgun sequence genome encodes:
- the LOC106604500 gene encoding uncharacterized protein, whose product MIRICLLWGLLSQVYLIQTEDAPQPIPVTTRLFGDNVSLPCPKAASQQFLYWYRQTVGQLPHLVASVNYASEPVLKGEFKNPRFHVEESQYVYNLIIRNISTLDEATYFCGIGTMYGMNYGHATFLAVKGHNHPTLVQQPVSDPVHPGHTVTLQCTVLSETCTGEHSVYWFRAGSGESHPGVIYTPGNMSDECKKSPETPSRTQSCVYSLSKNNLSLADAGTYYCAVATCGEILFGNGTNINIERSLDHVVIGLGVTSVFCVIVIIILVFTRNTKPISEHYKVSVAQHIGHDNSTTECDQDKDGVMLKYAALHFSERKTKRGRKKRETPQESVYSDVRHSDWD is encoded by the exons ATGATCAGAATCTGCCTTCTTTGGGGACTTCTCTCTCAAGTGT ACCTGATTCAGACTGAAGATGCTCCTCAACCAATACCAGTGACTACTCGTCTATTTGGAGACAATGTATCTTTGCCATGTCCTAAAGCGGCATCTCAACAATTCCTGTACTGGTACAGACAAACTGTTGGCCAACTGCCCCATCTTGTCGCATCTGTAAACTATGCATCAGAACCTGTACTTAAAGGAGAGTTTAAGAACCCACGTTTCCATGTGGAGGAATCTCAATATGTGTATAATCTCATTATCAGAAATATCAGCACATTAGATGAGGCAACATACTTTTGTGGAATTGGGACAATGTATGGGATGAACTATGGACATGCAACATTTTTGGCTGTGAAGG GACACAATCACCCTACATTGGTGCAGCAACCAGTTTCTGATCCAGTCCATCCAGGACACACTGTGACTCTACAGTGTACAGTACTCTCTGAGACCTGTACAGGAGAACACAGTGTGTACTGGTTCAGAGCCGGATCTGGAGAATCCCATCCAGGAGTCATTTACACCCCTGGGAACATGAGTGATGAGTGTAAGAAGAGCCCTGAGACTCCCTCTCGAACACAGAGCTGTGTCTACAGCCTCTCCAAGAACAATCTCAGTCTCGCTGATGCTGGGACTTACTACTGTGCTGTGGCCACATGTGGGGAGATCCTGTTTGGCAACGGAACAAACATAAATATTG AAAGATCGCTGGATCATGTAGTCATTGGACTGGGTGTGACATCAGTTTTCTGTGTGATTGTGATCATTATCCTCGTCTTCACCAGAAATACAAAGCCAATTTCTGAACATTATAAAG TGAGTGTTGCTCAGCATATTGGACATGACAACTCAACCACTGAATGTGATCAG GATAAAGATGGAGTTATGTTGAAGTATGCTGCATTGCATTTCTCTGAGAGGAAAACTaaaagaggaagaaagaagagagagacaccacaggaGAGTGTGTACTCTGATGTTAGGCACTCAGACTGGGACTGA
- the LOC106604428 gene encoding uncharacterized protein, producing the protein MIVRLGVAVILLSAVYVDLLSPVTTVQLGDPVTLLCVFPEEEFSDEQMHWYKQTVGGIPQLVSTMHKYLTEPVFHSGFNNSHFSVALAQRVFRLTIMKTFPEDEAMYYCAIGRVMTVTFRDGTFLSLKGNGQRSDYQTVEQQPESDLVHPGDSVILQCTVLSETCTGEHSVYWFIAGSGESHSGVIYTPGNRSDECEKSPETPSPTQSCVYSLSKNNLSLCDAGTYYCAVVTCGEILFGDGTKLNIIKGNTVDPIVLSLGAAVAVCVTVIFILACTKNKRQTCDHCKASVSQHIHHDDNLSSEQSSGQVPNTDILNYAALHFSEKKTKRGRKKRDIPQESVYSDVSYSDWD; encoded by the exons ATGATAGTCAGATTAGGGGTTGCTGTGATTCTTCTCAGTGCAGTGT ATGTAGACCTGCTAAGTCCAGTGACCACTGTTCAACTTGGTGATCCTGTAACCCTGCTATGTGTTTTCCCAGAAGAAGAATTCAGCGATGAGCAAATGCACTGGTACAAGCAAACTGTGGGAGGTATTCCACAACTTGTCTCAACGATGCATAAATATTTAACAGAGCCTGTGTTTCACTCTGGATTTAATAATTCACACTTCAGCGTAGCATTGGCTCAAAGGGTGTTTCGCCTTACTATCATGAAGACGTTCCCAGAAGATGAAGCCATGTACTATTGTGCAATTGGAAGAGTGATGACTGTGACGTTTAGAGATGGCACATTTCTGTCTTTAAAAG GAAATGGTCAGAGGTCTGActatcagacagtggaacagcAGCCAGAGTCTGACCTAGTCCATCCAGGAGACTCTGTGATTCTACAGTGTACAGTACTCTCTGAGACCTGTACAGGAGAACACAGTGTGTACTGGTTCATAGCCGGATCAGGAGAATCCCATTCAGGAGTTATTTACACCCCTGGGAACAGGAGTGATGAGTGTGAGAAGAGCCCTGAGACACCCTCTCCTACACAGAGCTGTGTCTACAGCCTCTCTAAGAACAACCTCAGTCTCTGTGATGCTGGGACTTACTACTGTGCTGTGGTCACATGCGGGGAGATTCTGTTTGGCGACGGAACAAAACTTAACATCATTAAAG GAAACACAGTGGATCCCATTGTCCTCAGCTTGGGAGCAgcagtggctgtgtgtgtgactgtgatttTTATTCTCGCTTGTACCAAAAACAAGAGACAAACATGTGATCATTGTAAAG CAAGTGTCTCTCAGCATATTCACCATGATGATAACCTCTCATCAGAGCAGTCAAGTGGTCAG GTTCCAAACACAGATATATTGAATTATGCTGCATTGCATTTCTCTGAGAAGAAAACTaaaagaggaagaaagaagagagacatACCACAGGAGAGTGTGTACTCTGATGTCAGTTACTCAGACTGGGACTGA